In Paenibacillus algicola, a genomic segment contains:
- a CDS encoding DUF2161 family putative PD-(D/E)XK-type phosphodiesterase, translated as MAIQHEAELYAPLKAFFEEEGYAVKGEVRHCDLVGIKEGSEELLIVEMKKTFNLALLLQGIERLKMSPFVYLAVEKSRAKKGAVNQRWGELTALCRRLGLGLVTVTFYKTKPPFVEKLCRPAEEPPSTRGSVRKRDRLLLEFHERSGDYNTGGVTRAKLITAYREKALRVAQAVAALNAHAEGAADSLKGTSPAAAKEASGIGNAAAILQRNYYGWFERTGRGRYVLSSEGFAALDKYAAVLPAPKT; from the coding sequence ATGGCGATTCAGCACGAAGCCGAGCTGTATGCTCCATTAAAGGCTTTTTTTGAGGAAGAAGGGTATGCTGTCAAGGGTGAGGTACGCCACTGTGATCTGGTGGGCATAAAGGAAGGCAGCGAGGAGCTGCTCATTGTAGAAATGAAAAAAACGTTCAACCTCGCTCTGCTGCTGCAGGGCATCGAACGTCTGAAGATGAGTCCGTTTGTGTATTTGGCGGTGGAGAAGTCCCGCGCCAAGAAGGGGGCCGTCAACCAGCGCTGGGGCGAGCTTACGGCTCTGTGCCGGCGGCTGGGACTGGGGCTCGTGACGGTCACCTTCTACAAAACAAAGCCGCCCTTCGTCGAGAAGCTGTGCCGTCCTGCCGAGGAGCCTCCGTCCACGCGGGGCTCTGTCCGCAAGCGGGACCGGCTGCTGCTGGAGTTTCACGAGCGGAGCGGAGATTATAACACCGGCGGCGTCACGCGCGCCAAGCTGATTACCGCCTACCGCGAGAAGGCGCTGCGCGTCGCGCAGGCCGTTGCCGCCTTGAATGCCCATGCAGAGGGCGCGGCAGACAGCCTGAAGGGGACATCTCCGGCGGCGGCCAAAGAGGCGAGCGGCATCGGGAATGCCGCCGCTATATTGCAGCGCAATTATTACGGGTGGTTTGAGCGGACTGGCCGGGGCCGGTACGTCCTGAGCTCCGAAGGCTTTGCGGCGCTGGACAAGTATGCTGCGGTGCTCCCTGCCCCGAAGACCTGA
- a CDS encoding aminotransferase-like domain-containing protein: MQYSFASRTHSLLTSPLRSVQKLAKRDSLISLAEELPAEELFPVSALAEAAGSVLSADPRSLQYGEAEGYGPLRQWLSESWSRRKGLHMEPDRILLTTGTQQAMDLLVRSCTNPEDTVLVENPTSPGLLQVLRLHGVRMIPVRSDHDGVLPEQLAELLLKHQPKLFFAAPNFNNPTGALWSLERRLEVLKVIAGTSLLVVEDDSLGELCFPGSPAAQPLPPLAALEERQGEQVLYVGSFSKTVAPALRTGWAAGPSEVISMMTAVKLMADWQSSMLIHRMLHHLLLSRHFHLEEHLSALNREYVTRLKLMDQLLRRSAWSGASYELPKGGMFLWVRLPGGLSGDVLLKAAALKGVSFLPGSMCSPDGENHDYIRLNFTHPGRDELMLGMNLISEALREFTARS; this comes from the coding sequence ATGCAGTATTCCTTTGCTTCCCGTACACATTCTCTACTAACCTCCCCGCTGCGCAGTGTCCAGAAGCTTGCGAAGCGGGATTCTTTGATTTCTCTGGCGGAAGAGCTGCCAGCGGAGGAGCTGTTTCCGGTATCCGCCTTGGCGGAGGCCGCCGGCTCTGTGCTTTCCGCCGATCCCCGCTCCCTGCAATACGGGGAGGCGGAGGGCTACGGACCGCTGCGGCAGTGGCTCAGCGAGAGCTGGAGCCGGCGCAAGGGACTACATATGGAGCCGGACCGCATTCTGCTGACGACGGGAACCCAGCAGGCGATGGATCTGCTGGTCCGCTCCTGCACGAACCCCGAAGACACCGTACTGGTCGAGAATCCGACATCGCCGGGCCTCCTGCAGGTGCTGCGCCTTCATGGTGTCCGCATGATCCCCGTTCGAAGCGACCATGACGGCGTGCTGCCGGAGCAGCTGGCCGAGCTGCTGCTTAAGCATCAGCCGAAGCTGTTCTTTGCGGCCCCGAACTTCAATAATCCGACAGGTGCCCTCTGGTCGCTGGAACGGCGCCTTGAGGTGCTCAAGGTTATCGCCGGAACTTCTCTGCTGGTCGTAGAGGATGATTCCCTCGGCGAGCTTTGCTTTCCCGGCAGTCCTGCGGCCCAGCCTCTTCCGCCGCTGGCGGCGCTGGAGGAAAGGCAGGGCGAGCAGGTGCTGTATGTCGGCTCCTTTAGCAAGACGGTGGCGCCGGCGCTGCGTACGGGCTGGGCAGCGGGGCCAAGCGAGGTCATCTCCATGATGACGGCTGTCAAGCTTATGGCAGACTGGCAGTCCAGCATGCTCATCCACCGGATGCTGCATCATTTGCTGTTATCCCGGCACTTCCATCTGGAGGAGCATCTCAGCGCTCTGAACCGGGAGTATGTCACCCGCCTGAAGCTGATGGATCAGCTCCTGCGGCGCAGTGCCTGGAGCGGTGCTTCCTATGAGCTGCCGAAGGGCGGCATGTTCCTGTGGGTCAGGCTGCCGGGCGGACTGAGCGGCGATGTCCTCCTCAAGGCTGCGGCCTTGAAGGGGGTCAGCTTCCTGCCGGGCTCCATGTGCTCGCCGGACGGAGAGAATCATGATTATATCCGCCTGAATTTCACCCATCCCGGCCGGGATGAGCTCATGCTCGGCATGAATCTGATCAGCGAAGCGCTGAGAGAGTTTACGGCCCGCAGCTAG
- a CDS encoding response regulator transcription factor: protein MSQVWKIAIIGSHPTSMLGTKLILEEQKDLQVIGMIQNGQEGVKFVEDHRPNLVLLDYRLGEQSAEQVLEQMKQVSPQSHVVMMTDHDGLSLLQGLISRGASGMLSKQASPFQLIHLIAGLREDVTALPLEWVKQAIWPLPASPIAEGNLPLTETETFIMERIVQGITYDKIAVEIEVSRRSIDNYLRKIYVKLGVNTRAQAIEKYALYTRKGRQQYA, encoded by the coding sequence ATGAGTCAGGTTTGGAAGATCGCCATCATTGGAAGTCATCCTACGAGTATGCTGGGCACCAAGTTGATTCTGGAGGAACAAAAGGACTTGCAGGTGATCGGAATGATACAGAATGGCCAGGAGGGTGTGAAATTTGTCGAAGACCACAGGCCGAATCTCGTGCTGCTGGATTATCGTCTGGGCGAGCAATCCGCAGAGCAGGTGCTGGAGCAAATGAAGCAGGTGTCTCCACAAAGTCATGTCGTGATGATGACCGATCATGATGGCTTATCGCTTCTCCAGGGCCTGATCAGCCGGGGGGCAAGCGGGATGCTGTCCAAGCAGGCATCGCCCTTTCAGCTCATTCATTTGATTGCCGGCCTGCGCGAAGATGTCACTGCACTGCCTTTGGAGTGGGTCAAGCAGGCAATCTGGCCGCTCCCTGCCTCGCCAATCGCCGAGGGCAATCTGCCGTTAACTGAAACAGAGACCTTCATTATGGAACGAATCGTGCAGGGCATTACGTATGATAAAATCGCAGTTGAAATCGAGGTCAGCCGCCGTTCTATCGACAACTATCTGCGTAAAATTTACGTCAAGCTGGGTGTGAATACGAGAGCTCAAGCGATCGAGAAATACGCTCTTTACACCCGCAAGGGGCGACAGCAGTATGCCTAG
- a CDS encoding phosphodiester glycosidase family protein produces MQMTPKQVNRLFLLVLAPFIGIGLSIWLLSEPPRLQLDISSYTPQQSLETQTGNVSRGLELASATVDQTIASIERTGQLYRQTTSAMNSIRAQAESQAGLPEYIYNRRITSKLGRPIETVNTERITLELYKVNPGYYQGHALKIKLKDPNAMTMVLGNGQPGKAITTLQAVRNHGAVAGINAGGYADGNGGRHPLSTTFINGSYVTGFQPSFKDLAFVGLNEDGKLIGGKFKSRDELDRLKPKYGATFVPVLMKNGVKTPIPAKWKTDPTRAPRTVIGNYKDDQLLILVTEGYNETGNSGATLQELQRKLEQLGVKDAYNLDGGGSSSLILNGRVVNRPSDGQLRPVPTHFLFFK; encoded by the coding sequence ATTCAGATGACACCCAAGCAAGTCAACCGGTTGTTCCTGCTGGTGCTGGCCCCTTTTATCGGGATCGGGCTGAGCATCTGGCTCTTGAGCGAGCCTCCGCGGCTGCAGCTGGATATTTCGAGCTATACTCCGCAGCAGAGCCTGGAGACGCAGACCGGAAACGTCAGCCGAGGGCTGGAGCTTGCCAGTGCTACAGTCGATCAGACGATTGCTTCTATTGAAAGAACAGGTCAGCTATATCGTCAGACCACCTCTGCCATGAACAGCATCCGGGCCCAGGCGGAGTCTCAGGCTGGATTACCGGAATACATTTATAACCGCCGGATTACGAGCAAGCTGGGGCGTCCCATCGAAACGGTGAATACCGAACGGATCACGCTGGAGCTGTATAAAGTGAATCCGGGCTATTATCAGGGACATGCACTGAAGATCAAGCTGAAGGATCCGAACGCCATGACCATGGTTCTCGGCAACGGCCAGCCGGGCAAAGCCATCACCACCCTGCAGGCGGTACGAAATCATGGAGCGGTGGCCGGCATTAATGCTGGCGGGTATGCGGACGGTAATGGCGGACGCCACCCTTTAAGCACCACCTTCATCAACGGAAGCTATGTTACCGGATTTCAGCCCAGCTTCAAGGATCTTGCCTTTGTCGGCTTGAATGAAGACGGCAAGCTCATCGGCGGGAAGTTCAAGAGCCGGGATGAGCTGGATCGACTGAAGCCGAAATATGGCGCAACCTTTGTGCCTGTCCTTATGAAAAACGGGGTGAAAACGCCAATTCCGGCGAAGTGGAAGACCGATCCTACGCGCGCGCCGCGCACTGTGATTGGCAACTACAAGGATGATCAGCTACTGATTCTCGTCACGGAAGGATATAATGAAACCGGAAATTCAGGTGCAACCCTGCAGGAGCTTCAACGAAAGCTGGAGCAGCTCGGCGTGAAGGACGCTTACAATCTGGATGGAGGAGGCTCCTCCTCCCTCATTCTGAACGGCCGGGTAGTTAACCGACCTTCGGATGGACAGCTTCGCCCGGTACCGACACACTTTCTCTTTTTTAAATAG
- a CDS encoding AbrB/MazE/SpoVT family DNA-binding domain-containing protein, with translation MKPAGVVRKVDQLGRIVLPKSLRKRYQMNEGDPVEILVQGDHIILERYRPKCVFCGSMDGVSEFKDRYICSSCMNEMTQLPKHG, from the coding sequence ATGAAGCCGGCCGGTGTTGTACGTAAAGTGGATCAGTTGGGGAGAATTGTGCTGCCAAAGTCTCTGCGTAAGAGATATCAGATGAATGAAGGAGACCCTGTCGAAATTCTGGTTCAGGGTGACCATATTATTCTGGAGCGCTACCGCCCGAAATGTGTATTCTGCGGCTCGATGGATGGAGTCAGCGAGTTCAAGGATCGTTATATCTGCTCTTCCTGCATGAATGAGATGACCCAGCTTCCGAAGCACGGTTAA
- a CDS encoding GTP pyrophosphokinase: MNAPYPIDQFKKFKYDITRFLMTYKFALDHMETKIDVLKEEFQSLHDYNPIEHTKSRLKTPESIMNKMFRKNHELSFDSIKHHIKDIAGLRITCSFISDIYRVQELLCGQSDLRVLEVKDYIKNPKPNGYQSLHVLVDVPVYMSDGEQRACVEIQIRTIAMDFWASLEHKIFYKYNKEVPERLTQELKCAADAANALDLQMERLHREIQEIKDADDAAEQELQRIVIQNQQFALPSNLLKLLGGGGGD; this comes from the coding sequence ATGAATGCACCGTATCCCATCGACCAATTCAAGAAATTTAAATATGACATTACGCGATTTCTAATGACGTATAAATTTGCACTCGATCACATGGAGACGAAAATTGATGTGCTGAAGGAGGAATTTCAGTCCCTCCATGACTACAATCCGATCGAGCATACCAAGTCCAGGCTCAAGACCCCGGAGAGCATCATGAACAAAATGTTCCGCAAAAACCACGAGCTCTCCTTCGACAGCATCAAGCATCACATCAAGGATATCGCCGGGCTCCGGATCACCTGCTCCTTCATTTCCGACATCTATCGTGTCCAGGAGCTGCTGTGCGGGCAAAGTGATCTGCGGGTGCTGGAGGTCAAGGATTATATCAAGAACCCGAAGCCTAATGGCTATCAGAGCCTGCATGTTCTGGTTGATGTTCCGGTCTATATGTCCGATGGTGAGCAGCGGGCCTGTGTAGAAATTCAGATTCGTACGATTGCGATGGATTTTTGGGCTTCCTTGGAGCACAAAATATTTTATAAATACAACAAAGAGGTGCCGGAGCGGCTGACCCAGGAGCTGAAATGTGCCGCAGACGCCGCGAATGCACTGGATCTTCAGATGGAGCGGCTGCACCGTGAAATCCAGGAGATTAAGGATGCGGATGATGCGGCAGAGCAGGAGCTTCAGCGAATCGTCATCCAGAATCAGCAGTTTGCGCTTCCGAGCAACCTTCTCAAGCTGCTTGGCGGCGGGGGAGGAGACTAA
- a CDS encoding ZIP family metal transporter — protein MDAIPESIMLGASLLTGNGVSIVLAVSIFLSNISEGISSTDGLVKSGFSRRKILLMWGAVFLCASLSSMGGFLFLEQLTDEMEAVLGALAGGGIIAMICSTMMPEAFEEGRASSKNRTCLISVLVRFLI, from the coding sequence ATGGATGCCATTCCGGAATCAATTATGCTCGGTGCCAGTCTTTTGACAGGGAATGGAGTCAGTATCGTTCTTGCTGTTTCCATTTTCCTAAGCAATATTTCAGAAGGAATATCCAGTACAGACGGCTTAGTCAAAAGTGGATTTTCCCGCCGCAAAATCCTGTTGATGTGGGGCGCTGTGTTCCTGTGTGCCTCTTTATCCTCCATGGGAGGATTTTTGTTTCTTGAACAGCTCACAGATGAAATGGAGGCCGTCCTGGGAGCTTTAGCGGGAGGAGGTATCATTGCCATGATCTGCTCCACGATGATGCCTGAAGCATTTGAGGAGGGGAGGGCCTCTAGTAAGAACCGCACCTGTCTCATTTCAGTATTGGTGCGGTTTCTTATATAA
- a CDS encoding alpha-L-fucosidase, protein MINIQQIDKVINQGPFQDNWESLSSNSIPQWYKDAKFGVFIHWGVYSVPAYGNEWYAREMYLKDSANRENKQVVSIFDHHLQTYGPQHEFGYKDFIPLFKAEKFDPMAWAALFSKAGARYVMPVAEHHDGFQMYNSKLSPWNAVQMGPQRDVIGELKNAVEAKDMNFAVSSHRAENWWFFDGGMAFQSDVQDDNYRGLYGPAQPRDPEWTIHGEGPDEAFLTDWLLRTCELVDLYQPSIVWFDWWIMNVRFKPYLKKFAAYYYNRAAQWGSEVAINYKLDAFMHGTAVFDIERGQLNDIRPQLWQTDTSVARNSWSYSVNNQYKDPADIVCDLIDIVSKNGCLLLNVGPKADGTIPEEDESILLAIGEWLAVNGEGIFDTTHWKIYGEGPTQSGEEMHTEGNRSPYTEKDIRFTFKGGTLYAYVLKLPSHGEVVISSLSLDSRHFRSVIKNVAVLGQGGVAWQLSEDGLVIDTSNIPPTPYPVGFAITMD, encoded by the coding sequence ATGATAAACATACAGCAGATCGATAAGGTCATAAACCAGGGGCCGTTTCAGGACAATTGGGAATCCTTGAGCAGCAATTCCATACCGCAATGGTACAAGGATGCCAAATTCGGTGTTTTTATTCACTGGGGAGTATACTCCGTTCCCGCTTACGGGAATGAATGGTATGCTCGGGAAATGTACTTGAAAGACAGTGCGAATCGGGAGAATAAACAGGTGGTGAGCATTTTTGATCATCACCTTCAGACTTACGGGCCGCAGCATGAATTCGGATATAAGGATTTCATTCCCCTGTTTAAAGCAGAGAAGTTTGACCCCATGGCATGGGCAGCACTATTCAGCAAAGCGGGAGCACGATATGTAATGCCTGTTGCTGAGCATCATGATGGCTTCCAAATGTATAACAGCAAACTGTCGCCATGGAATGCCGTGCAGATGGGACCGCAGCGGGACGTGATCGGGGAACTGAAGAACGCTGTAGAAGCTAAGGATATGAATTTTGCGGTCTCTTCACATCGGGCCGAGAACTGGTGGTTCTTTGACGGGGGCATGGCGTTTCAATCTGACGTACAGGATGACAACTACCGGGGCTTATACGGACCGGCACAGCCGCGAGACCCGGAATGGACCATTCACGGGGAAGGGCCTGACGAGGCCTTCCTTACCGATTGGCTGCTTCGCACCTGTGAGCTTGTGGATCTCTATCAGCCCTCAATTGTATGGTTCGATTGGTGGATCATGAACGTCCGCTTCAAGCCGTATCTCAAAAAGTTTGCTGCGTATTACTACAACCGCGCTGCCCAATGGGGAAGTGAGGTTGCAATCAATTACAAGCTGGACGCCTTTATGCACGGGACGGCAGTCTTTGACATTGAGCGGGGGCAACTGAATGATATTCGGCCTCAGCTTTGGCAGACAGACACCTCGGTCGCGCGTAACTCCTGGTCGTACAGCGTGAACAATCAATATAAGGACCCCGCAGACATCGTATGTGATCTGATCGATATTGTAAGCAAGAACGGCTGCTTGTTATTAAATGTGGGACCCAAGGCAGATGGAACCATCCCGGAGGAGGATGAGTCGATTCTGCTCGCTATAGGTGAATGGCTGGCGGTGAACGGAGAAGGCATTTTTGATACTACTCATTGGAAAATCTATGGGGAGGGCCCCACACAGTCGGGCGAAGAGATGCACACGGAAGGGAATCGCAGTCCCTACACGGAAAAAGATATCCGCTTTACCTTCAAGGGAGGGACGTTATACGCCTATGTCTTGAAGCTGCCAAGCCATGGAGAAGTGGTCATATCATCCTTATCTCTGGATTCACGGCATTTTCGGAGCGTGATTAAAAACGTAGCCGTGCTGGGACAAGGAGGTGTGGCATGGCAGCTTTCTGAGGATGGTCTTGTGATCGACACCTCCAATATCCCACCCACCCCATATCCGGTAGGCTTTGCAATCACGATGGATTAA
- a CDS encoding enoyl-CoA hydratase/isomerase family protein, protein MEHSGIRYELSNHIGTITLDRPGKLNTVTRAMGIRLNELCQEINQDQNVRVVVLTGEGEKSFSAGSDIEVLDDYGSPWELSNREDYCMAVRSIRKPVIAMIRGYAIGGGLELALHADIRYASLSARFGAGEIKLGWIGGSGSTQLLPRIVGPGKAAEMVLTGRLLSAAEALSYGLVEQVAEQGELQKLVYETAEAIAAHSPIAVQHAKLALRAAMNMPLDAGLQYENSLFSFCFTTEDAQEGKAAFQEKRAPKFKGC, encoded by the coding sequence ATGGAGCATTCGGGGATCAGATATGAGCTGTCCAATCACATCGGAACGATTACTCTAGACAGACCCGGGAAGCTGAATACGGTCACCCGGGCGATGGGGATACGCCTTAACGAGCTTTGCCAAGAGATCAATCAGGACCAGAACGTCAGGGTCGTCGTGCTGACAGGGGAAGGGGAAAAGAGCTTCTCAGCGGGCAGCGATATTGAGGTGCTGGACGATTACGGAAGTCCCTGGGAGCTGAGCAATCGCGAGGATTATTGCATGGCCGTTCGCAGCATTCGCAAGCCAGTGATAGCGATGATCCGTGGATATGCTATTGGCGGAGGGCTGGAGCTTGCCTTGCATGCAGACATCCGGTACGCCTCCTTAAGTGCCAGGTTCGGCGCGGGGGAAATCAAGCTGGGCTGGATTGGAGGCAGCGGGAGCACACAGCTGCTTCCTCGTATTGTGGGTCCGGGAAAAGCAGCTGAAATGGTGCTGACAGGCAGGCTGCTAAGTGCCGCAGAGGCCTTGAGCTACGGCTTAGTGGAGCAGGTTGCAGAGCAAGGGGAGTTGCAGAAGCTGGTCTATGAAACGGCTGAAGCCATTGCCGCCCACAGTCCTATTGCGGTCCAGCATGCCAAGCTCGCGCTGCGCGCAGCGATGAACATGCCGCTGGATGCCGGATTGCAATATGAGAACAGCCTCTTCTCCTTCTGCTTTACCACAGAGGATGCACAGGAGGGCAAGGCGGCTTTTCAAGAGAAGAGGGCTCCAAAGTTTAAAGGGTGTTGA
- a CDS encoding CaiB/BaiF CoA transferase family protein yields MKLLEGIVVLDFSQYLAGPVSALRLADLGARVIKIERPNAGDGSRQLTLSNLRVDGESTVFQSMNRNKESYAANLKDPDDLAKIKKLIQQADIMIENFRPGSMHKLGLDYESVKALNPGIIYGSITGYGTEGPWKNKPGQDLLVQSMSGLTWLNGDGDQPPVPFGLATIDLHTSSMFVQAVLGLLYQREKTGVGGQVEISLMEAALDFQFEVLSAYINKEPRELQGRSQFRNAHAYLGAPYGIYETQDGHLALAMGSIIALGELLGRADLLQYTDQTSWFHERDEIKQRLNEHLKTRTTQHWLDILEPADYWCAEVLDWERALQHEGIQALDMFQEVVRPSGAVFKTTRYPARVNGHLLKHGKGAPPIGEDTSAINRDFGLERAAENAGGS; encoded by the coding sequence ATGAAGCTGCTGGAAGGCATTGTTGTATTGGATTTCAGTCAATATCTTGCAGGTCCTGTATCTGCGCTGCGCCTAGCAGATTTGGGAGCACGCGTTATTAAGATCGAGAGACCGAATGCAGGGGATGGCAGCCGTCAGTTAACCCTGTCGAATCTGCGGGTCGACGGTGAGAGCACGGTGTTTCAATCCATGAATCGGAACAAGGAAAGCTATGCCGCTAACCTCAAGGATCCAGACGATCTGGCCAAAATAAAGAAACTGATTCAGCAGGCGGATATCATGATTGAGAACTTTCGTCCCGGCTCGATGCACAAGCTTGGTCTCGATTATGAGTCGGTGAAGGCATTAAATCCCGGTATTATTTACGGAAGCATTACCGGCTATGGCACAGAAGGTCCCTGGAAGAACAAGCCGGGGCAGGATCTGCTCGTACAGTCGATGTCCGGTCTGACCTGGCTGAATGGAGACGGAGATCAGCCGCCCGTTCCTTTTGGCCTCGCGACCATTGATCTTCATACAAGCTCCATGTTTGTTCAAGCCGTGCTCGGACTGTTGTACCAGCGCGAAAAGACCGGTGTCGGGGGGCAGGTGGAAATCAGCCTGATGGAGGCTGCCCTGGATTTCCAGTTTGAAGTGTTGAGCGCTTATATAAACAAGGAGCCCAGAGAGCTTCAAGGACGCAGTCAGTTCCGCAATGCCCATGCTTATTTAGGCGCACCGTACGGTATTTACGAAACACAGGATGGTCACCTTGCTCTGGCTATGGGCTCGATAATCGCTTTAGGTGAGCTGTTGGGGCGTGCAGATCTGCTGCAATACACCGACCAGACCTCCTGGTTTCATGAACGGGATGAAATCAAGCAGCGATTGAATGAGCATCTAAAGACGAGAACGACACAGCACTGGCTGGATATTCTGGAGCCGGCTGATTATTGGTGTGCGGAAGTGCTGGATTGGGAGCGGGCTCTCCAGCATGAGGGTATTCAAGCCCTGGACATGTTTCAGGAGGTCGTAAGGCCGAGCGGTGCTGTGTTTAAGACGACCCGATACCCCGCAAGAGTGAACGGCCATCTGCTCAAGCATGGCAAGGGCGCGCCTCCAATCGGCGAAGACACGTCTGCTATTAATAGAGATTTTGGTCTTGAACGCGCAGCAGAAAACGCTGGCGGGAGCTAG
- a CDS encoding ABC transporter substrate-binding protein: MQLKGMTWSHERGLNPLLAASEAFRKLEPDVEIQWDARSLADFELYPLELLAETYDLIMIDHPHIGTAVDKELLLPLNDLMEASFLQDQELHSTGQSYASYTYEGKQWALPVDAAAQVSAYRQDLLDKAGLEPARSWEDVLTLARTLPKGQQIGLPLVPVHAYSTFFTLCAQLSNRAYWSEGLDLPLEVGIQALELMESWMPYVHQESLYQDPIQMLDRMGSSEEIAYIPLIYGYSNYARAGFRPFVTSFGNIPSDRSNPCGSMIGGVGLAISSQCQYAELAAKFADMVASADFQRTSFFQHGGQPGHRMAWLDPEVNRLSGDFFKNTLDTLTHGSMRPRYPGYIDFQEQAGHLIRNRLISAMPDRSTVIQALNEMQRQSRGNDARVRGEMR; the protein is encoded by the coding sequence ATGCAATTAAAAGGAATGACCTGGTCTCACGAGCGAGGCCTAAACCCGCTGCTGGCCGCCTCCGAAGCATTCCGCAAGCTGGAGCCTGACGTTGAAATACAATGGGACGCCCGTTCTCTGGCGGACTTTGAGCTTTATCCGCTGGAGCTGCTGGCAGAAACCTATGATCTCATCATGATTGATCATCCCCATATCGGGACGGCTGTGGACAAAGAGCTCCTGCTGCCCTTGAATGATCTCATGGAAGCCTCGTTTCTGCAGGATCAGGAGCTTCACTCCACGGGTCAAAGCTATGCCAGCTATACGTATGAAGGAAAGCAATGGGCGCTGCCTGTAGATGCAGCAGCTCAAGTGAGCGCTTACCGCCAGGACCTGCTGGATAAGGCAGGACTGGAGCCGGCTCGTAGCTGGGAGGATGTTCTCACCCTGGCCAGGACGCTGCCGAAGGGGCAGCAGATCGGTCTGCCGCTTGTGCCGGTACATGCCTACTCCACCTTTTTCACATTGTGTGCCCAGCTGTCAAACCGGGCGTACTGGAGTGAGGGGCTGGATCTTCCATTAGAGGTTGGCATACAGGCACTGGAGCTCATGGAAAGCTGGATGCCTTATGTACACCAAGAGTCTCTCTATCAGGATCCCATCCAGATGCTGGACCGAATGGGGAGCAGTGAAGAGATCGCCTACATTCCGCTCATTTACGGCTACTCCAACTATGCAAGGGCAGGCTTCAGGCCATTTGTGACGAGCTTCGGAAATATTCCATCGGATCGCAGCAACCCTTGCGGCAGTATGATCGGCGGCGTAGGGCTTGCCATCTCTTCACAATGTCAGTATGCCGAGCTTGCGGCAAAATTTGCTGACATGGTTGCGTCTGCGGATTTTCAGCGGACTTCATTTTTTCAACATGGAGGTCAGCCGGGCCACCGGATGGCATGGCTGGACCCGGAGGTGAACCGGCTGTCCGGCGATTTTTTCAAAAATACGCTGGATACCTTAACCCATGGCTCCATGAGGCCTCGATATCCCGGATATATCGACTTTCAGGAGCAGGCCGGACATTTGATTCGTAATCGACTGATTAGTGCAATGCCAGACCGAAGCACCGTGATTCAAGCCTTGAATGAAATGCAGCGGCAAAGCAGGGGGAATGATGCAAGAGTCAGGGGGGAAATGAGATGA